TCAATGAGTCAATCACGTTCCCTTCCGAGGTAGATCGCTTCTGGCAGGTGGTGCGTGAGCAGGTCGTCCCCTCAGCTTCCGGTGCCGTCGCCATCGAAGCCCGCGTGTCCGAGCCACCTGAGGTGCGCGCGCGACTCGCCACCGAAGCCCGGGATGAGCTGATTGCAGCCGGTGCGGACCCGGATCGTACGGAGGTCGTAGTGTTGTCGGCATTCAAGCAGGGATTCTCCTGGCTGAACGATGCGGTCCGCCCAGCAGTCGAGGACAGCGACATTGGCGAGATCCTCATCCGTTTCCGTCGAAACGACCCGCCAGAGGACTGGCCGCAGCAGGCGATCAATACACCGGTGCGCTGGCTGCACGAGATCTTTCCGATCGACGAGGTGCTCTCCCGTGATCTCGACCTGGATCTGACCCAGATCCGCTTTGAGGAGACGCTGGAGGGACCGATCTACCAGGTCGTGGTCTCCGACCCGTCGGGCCGCCGAATCCACTCGGACACCTTCGATCCGAAGTGGGTGCTGCGTCCCTACTTCGATCGCTTCGAAGACTACGAACACGTACGCGTCACGACCGGCTGGATCACGGCGAGCGTCGGCGGCAGAACGGTGGCGGACGAGCGCATCGTGACCGACCCCGAGGCGTTCTGGGATTACTACCAGGCGACGGTCCTTCCGGCGATGTATGACCACGTCATGGACCTGCACGAAGGACTTCCTCGCGGAGGGAGTTCAGACGCTCCGTTCTTCGGTGAGTTGATCGTCGAGCTGGAAATGAGCGAGCCTGACTTTCGGCTCGGCGTCGACAACGAGATCCATGCGCCCATGGATGCGCTGCACGAAGAGATCTACTTCGGCGCCATCGAGTTCTTCGATGTGCTCGGCCGTAACTCGAGGGGCCAAGGCATTCAGTTCGCCGGACGAATCCTTCCGGTCATGAAACCCAAGTCTGACGGGACTCCGGCCAAGGCCGAGGTCAGGGTCACGGGCTTCGCGACCTCACGACCCGCCGTCGTCGTCTCTTATGTGACAACGGACGGAGACTCGGCCCAAATCCGACTCGACATCCCGAAGACCAGTCTCGAGCGACCATCGGCGCGGCTTGCCCGGGTGACGGCAGGTACGCCCGGGCTCTCTCACCTGGGGCTCCGGGTGCGCGTCGACACGGAACTCGACATGCGAGACAGTCTCATCACTGCTACAAACGAGCTCTCGGTGGACGAGCGAATGGTCTCGGCGCAGCAGGTGGTCTCCACCATGCGTGAGATAGAAACCATGCGTGCTTCCGGACTCTATCGGTCAGAGCTGGCATGGAGCGGACTCGGGTCGATGGAGGTATGGGCTGAGTGGACACACAAGCAGGATCCCGGGTCACGGAGCGTTGGTACTCTCGCAGCGAACGGCACCCCGGCTCCCCTCCCAGACTGGAGGGCGCTGCTCCCCGACGGATGGAGCTACGACGGTTCGCGTATCGTCCAGTGGGACACTCCAATCCCGCCCCCAGAAGGGCACGCCATGCTGGCGCAGATGGCCGAGGCCTTCCCCGAAGCCACAATGTACAAAGCGGGCGAGAGCTATCTCGGAAAGGACATCTGGGCCGTCGACCTCATGGCGCCGCTACAGGCCAGTCACTGGTCCCACGTGAAGGCGTCTACCTACAAACCGACAGTGATCTATTCGGCCCGGCAGCACGCAAACGAGGTGTCGTCGACGAGTCACGTCCTGAGGCATGCCGAGCTACTCCTGACCGACCCCGATCAACGCGACAAGCTCACGGGCGTAAACGTGATCGTGCATCCGTTTACGAATCCGGACGGCGCGCAAACTGCCTACGACCTATACCGGCTCACCCCCGACTACATCCTCCACGCCGGCTACCTCGGCTCGCTCGGCCAGGACGCAACCACGGGCGGTGGCGACGATCATCCGATCTACCCCGAGTCCACGGTTCGCGGTCGACTCTGGGAGACCTGGCTTCCGGACATCTTTCTCAACCCGCACGGATATCCTTCTCATCAGGTGGTCCAGCTGTTCTCAGAGTACACGGGCTTGGTTCGACGAGGTCGCGTAACCGAGAGGAACTGGGGGTTCAACAAAGGCTGGTTCATGCCGGGCTTCGGATACGTCGACAGCCCCGAGTACCCCCGTCACAAGGATGCCGCGTTCAAAATTCGTGACTACATCACCCGCGGAATCAACTCGAATCGTGACGTGCATGACCTGAACCAGAGGGCCTACGGACGCTACCAGCGCTACGGCGCCCAGTTCGACCCTGACGTATTCAACCTCCCGATGACCGACAGCGTCATGATCGAGATGCCTCTCAAGGGTTCCAGTGGGGCCGGTGGGGGCCGTGGGTACAACCCGCGTGTAACGATCTGGAGCGGAACGACCGAGGCCCCAGACGAGACCGCCTATGGTCCATGGATGGAACTCATGGGCAAAGCGGGCCTCTCATGGGATCAAGCCATCACGGACTACCTGTTCGAGGGTGATCACGAGGTGAATCGATCAGGCACTCGGTTCTTCGAGGGCGTGTCACTCCGGATGAACCGACCTCGTCCGCCGGAAGAAAAACCGATGGGGGATCCACCCATCTCAGAGGGCAACCGATAATTGTGCCAACTCGGACCGCGCACACAGGGGTCTGGGTCAGTACCTTTAGCGCTCACACCTTTCCGGTCGACTCCAAACCCTCCCCGATCGATATGAAGAATGCGCTCCTGACCCTGATGGTCCCGTTCACTCTCGCGGCTTGTGGCGGAACGGACTCACAGGCTGACTCTGCTCCGGCTGCAGATCTTGATGCCGGCACGGTGACCATCATTACTCCGATGAACGGAGCCCTCATCAACGGCACCGACATCAGCGTAACGCTGGCATCAACCGTTTCGATTCTTCCTGCTGGCGACCTGACTGAGGGGAGTGGCCACCACCACCTCTACCTCAACGCAGAGCTCGCACCCGCCGATCAGCCTGTGCCTTCGGTGCCGGGAAGCATCATCCACATGGGTGACGCCTCGACCGCCTACGTGTTCGAAGACGTCCCAGCAGGTGAATACACCCTGATCGCGGTAGTCGCGGACGGTGTACACGTTCCGTTGCAGCCATGGGTGGTTGACACCGTCCGGTTTACGGTCGCGAACCAGTAGGCCGAAGACCCTCGCCCCCAGGGGCGACTACAGCCGCCTGAACGACCCCGTCGTTTCGATGACGACCCGAAAGCCATCAACCTTGTCCGGGACCTTGGCAGCCACCGCTTTGTCGCTCGCATAAACCAGAAGGCGCGGCGAACCATTCCTCTGCCGATGGCGGCCCCCAAAATACCCGCTCGTCCAAGGACTTTCGCCTGGACGAAGCGGCGTTGAAAACGGGCGAAGCTCCGACCAACTCTGTGGAAGTCGCCAATCTGACCGTTACACGCCAAGTTGGCCTCTTCCCACCGATTCACCCGTCCGCCTCTTAGAGTCGGACCCCGCTTCGATCCAGGAGGCCTCCATGGCCCGCACCGACCTCTGGCGCCTGTTCAATACTTCACTGATTCTCGCCTTTACGACCGCCATCTTCACGGTGCCGGTTCTGGCGCAGCGTGCCGGAGGGGCCGGGCAGGCAGGCCCGCTCCCATCCATCGCCGAGAAGACTGAGGGCATGGAGCAGATGGAAGGGTTCCTCCCACTGTACTGGGACACATCCCTCGGTCAGCTCTGGATGGAGATCCCACAGCTCGATACCGAAATGGTCCACTTCATGGGCTACGGCGCTGGACTCGGATCGAACGACCTAGGGCTCGATCGAGGCGCCCTCAGGGGTTCGCGTATCGTGAAGTTCGAGCGCATCGGTCGAAAGGTCATGATGGTTCAGCCGAACTACCGTTTTAGGGCAACTTCGGACAATCCAGATGAGGTCCGGGCGGTCCAAGATGCCTTCGCCCGCTCGATTCTCTGGGGCTTCACCGCCGAGGCGGAAACCGACGGACGGGTCCTGGTCGACCTGACGGATTTCCTTCTCAGAGATGCGGTCAATTCCGCTGGCAGGATGAGCCCGGGAACGTACCGACTCGACACCAGTCGAAGCTCTGTCTATCTCGACTACACAAACGCCTTCCCCACCAACACCGAGATGGAAGTCGAGCTCACCTTCGTCCAACAGGGCGGCGGCGGTCGCGGTTTCGGCCGCGGCGGCGGCGGAATCCAGGGTGTTGGACAGGTCGCGGCCACGGGTGAGGCCGCAAGCATCCGCCTGCATCATTCTTTCCTTGAGCTGCCCGACGACAACTATGAGCCTCGGACGTTCGATCCGAGGGCGGGCTACGGCGCAAGCACCTTCCAAGACTACGCCACCCCGCTCGGTGAGGACATGACACAGCGTTTCATCCGACGCCACCGGCTCGAGAAGCGTGATCCGAATGCGGCGGTGAGCGACCCGGTCGAGCCGATCATGTACTACCTCGACCCGGGGACACCGGAGCCGGTCCGTTCTGCGCTTCTCGACGGGGCCCGCTGGTGGAATCAGGCCTTCGAAGCAGCCGGCTTTCGTGACGCCTTCCGGGTCGTGATGCGCCCCGACTCCATCAGCTCGCTCGATGCACGCTACAACGTGATCAACTGGGTGCACCGCTCAACACGCGGTTGGAGCACGGGAGGCTCTGTGTCGGACCCGAGGACCGGAGAGATTCTCAAGGGTGTGGTGACCCTCGGGTCACTCCGAATCCGCCAAGACTACATGATCGCGGAAGGGCTACTCTCGCCCTACGCCACCGGAGACGAGGCTCCGCCGGAGCTTGAGGCGTGGGCTGTGGCGCGCATTCGTCAGCTTGCGGCGCATGAGGTCGGCCACACGATCGGGCTCGGTCACAACTACTACAACAGTACGGCCGGCCGTATCTCGGTCATGGACTACCCGCACCCGCTGGTCGAGCTGAACGGGAACGGGACGCTCGACTACTCCGAGGTGTACGACACGGACATCGGCGAGTGGGATATCGCAGCCATCGCGTACGGATACCAGGACTATGCAGACGGGGCCGACGAGAATGTGGAACTCCGAAGAATCATCGACGACGCCTGGGACGACGACGTGCGCTACATGTCGGGTCAGGATGTCGCGACTACGCCTCAGGCCGACCAATGGGCGAACGGCAACGACATGGCGGAGGAGCTCGAACGGATGATGGACGTCCGCGCCGCCGCGCTCGATCGCTTTGGTGAGGCAGCGATCCGGAACGGTCGTCCGATGGCAACCATCGAGGAGGCCCTCGTTCCGCTGTACATGCATCACAGGTACCAGACAGAATCAACGGCTACGGCGATCGGCGGTGTCGCGTACACGTACGCAATGCGTGGCGATGGCCTGACACCGGTCTGGCGCGTGTCCGCGGATCAGCAGAACCGATCGCTTGACGCGTTGATCAGGACCATCTCGCCCTCTGAGCTCACGCTTCCAGAGTCGGTGGTCAACGCCATCCCGCCCCGCCCACCGGGATTCGGCCGCACACGAGAGTTGTTTCCCCGTTATACGGGGTCCGCATTTGACGCAGTCACTCCTTCGGTCGTGGCGGCGAGCCTCACGGTGAACTCTCTCCTCACATCCGATCGCGCGGCACGAATGGTCGAGCAAAACATGTTCGACTCCGACCTCCCGGGTCTCGATGACGTCCTCGAGCGGCTCGTCGCAGGTTCCTTTGGTGCCAGCGCGAACGGTGCCTATGAGCAGGAAGTGAAACGGGCGGTCGAGGGAGTAGTAGCCGACCGGATCGAGTGGCTCGCGGCGAATGCTTCGATGCCGGCAGTTCGAGCCATTTCAACCGCGACGCTTCAGTCCATCCAGGCGAACCTGGTGGCGTCGCCCGATTCACCGCACGCCGCTCTGATCGCGATGGACATCCAGCGCTTCCTGGATCGGCCAGCAGAAGCTTCGACAATCCCGGGCGCGGTCGCTGCGCCTCCAGGCGCCCCGATCGGTCAGCCGGCCATGGACTGGATTGGGAACCTCGGTATCGGGCAGCCGGCCATGGAGTGGCTGAGTCTGTCCGAGGCATGGTGCAGTTCCGAGGATCACTGGCACGAGTAAGTCAATCTTCCAAGTCATTGGCATTCCACACCTTATGGCTATCGCGGGGAACGACCTACATGCGCGCGCGTCGGACGCCGGGGTACTGAGCTGGCTCCGGCCAGACCTGCGAGGGCCCGAAGGGTTAGAAACACCGCATCTTCGCCCCGAATGATTGTGCTATTCGGTATGGCACACAGCGAAATCGGTCCTTATTCTTTCAGTACGGTCTCGCGTGACCGCAGCGCTCAGCCTTTTTGTGGCTATGCGTGTCATGCTAGTAACCGAAAAAATCTGACTCCAAGTAGTTGCCTGAGGCTGGAATGAACGCATCAACGTCCGCAATGCTCATCGCAGGGTTGCTCCTCCTCGGGCTCACCGGAGATACCGGCTCCCATCAGGCCGACCCCGTCTTCGCTTCGCACGGCGCAGCTCCTGTTGACCTGCTGGAGATGAACTCCAACGAGGTCATCGAAGAGTATTGCACCCGGTGCCACAGTGAGCAGAGACAGCGCGGCGGCCTCGTTCTCGAAGGCTTCGACGTCGACGCCGCCACGGACCACGCGGACATCGCCGAACGGATGATCAAGAAGCTTCGCGCGGGAATGATGCCGCCCTCTGGTGCACGTCGCCCGGAGGAGAAAGTCCTCGCCGACCTCGCCTTAGAACTGGAGACGAAACTCGACAAAGCTTGGGAGAAGAATCCCGAACCGGGTACACGCGTCTTCCAACGTCTGAATCAGGCCGAATATGGTGCCGCTGTTGAGCATTTACTCGGCATTAGAGTAGACGTCTCGAGCTTCCTCCCACTCGACACAAAGAGCGCCAACTTCGACAACATCGCCGACGTCCAGATGCCTTCGACCACCGTCGTCGAAGGCTATCTCCGGGCAGCCGGCCAGATCAGTCGCCTCGCACTTGGGGACCCCGAGGCTGAGATCGGGAACACGATCTACCGCATGCCTCGGGTGGCTTCACAGAAAGAGCAGACTGAAGGTGCACCGTTTGGCACCCGAGGCGGCCTTTCCGTAGTGCACAACTTCCCGGCGGACGGGAAGTACGTGTTCCACATCATGCCGTACGATGCGGTCGAGGGAGAAGTCTTCGGACGGACCTACGGAACCGAGCAGATCGAAGTCTCCGTTGATGGCGAGCGGGTCGCGATCATGGAGATTGATCGCTGGATGCACTTTTCCGAGCCGTCCGGCCTCAACATGCGGACCGATTCAATCCAGGTGCCGGCAGGACCCCACCGGGTCACAGCAGCCTTCATTCGCCAGTTCGAAGGCGACGTCGACGACCTGATCCGCCCCATCGACCACACCTTGGCCGACGGCCAAATCGGCATCGGATATGGTGTAACGACCCAACAGCACCTGCAAAGGATGACGGTGCTGGGGCCGTTCGAGGTGACCGGCGTCTCCGACACCCCGACCCGCAGCCGCGTCTTCACCTGCCGCCCGACCTCACTCGATGAGGAGCGGCCCTGCGCCGAAAGCATCGTTCGCGCCCTCGCCGAACGAGCCTACCGCCGTGATGTGAATCAAGACGACCTCGTTGGCTTAATGCAGTTTTACGACCAAGGATCTGAGAAGCGCGGCTTCGAAGGCGGTATCCGTCTCGCCCTTCAGGCAGTCCTTGCAAGCCCGCACTTCATCTTCCGGATGGAAGAGGCTCCCAAGGGCGTCGAACCTGGTGAGATATACGAGATCGCGGATACGGACTTGGCCTCCCGTCTGTCGTTCTTCCTCTGGGGTTCGCCGCCGGACGAGAAGCTCGTGGAGCTAGCCGAGAAGGGCGATCTGTCAAAGGATCGCGTACTCGAGGAGCAGGTGCGCCGGATGCTCGCCGACCCGAAGGCTGCGGCACTCGCGACTCGCTTCGGTTCGCAGTGGCTGCGCCTGCAGGACCTCGACAAGATCCGACCAGATGCTCTGAGTTATCCCTATTTCGACCAGACGCTCGCGGACGCGATGCATCGCGAGACCGAACTTCTTTTCGACTTCATCCGGACCGATGACCGGCCGATCACCGACCTGCTTACTGCTGATTACACGTTCGTAAACGAGCGCCTCGCCCGGCACTACGGGATTCCCGGAGTCCTCGGCACAGACTTCCAGAGAGTGCAGTATCCCGACGCGTCGCGTCGCGGACTGCTCGGGCACGGCAGCATTCTGACTCTCACCTCACACGCGAACCGCACCTCTCCGGTGCTCCGTGGAAAGTGGGTGATGGAAGTTCTACTCGGGTCTCCCCCGCCCCCGCCGCCACCGAACGTACCCGCACTTGAAGAGACAGAAGGAGCCGAGGACGGCCGTTTCCTCACGGTGCGTGAGCGTATGGAACAGCACAGGGCAAATCCTGCCTGCAGTTCCTGCCACAACGTAATCGACCCCATCGGTCTCGCGTTCGAGAATTTCGACGTGACGGGTGCGTGGCGCGCACGTGACGGCGGCAACTTGGTAGACCCGAACAGTGAGCTCTATGACGGATCGCCAATCAGCGGAGTCGCTGACCTTCGGGACGCCATCATGAGCCGCCCCGAGGTCTTCTATCGGATCTTTACCGAGAACCTGATGGCCTACGGACTTGGTCGACGGGTTGAGTACTACGACATGCCGGCTATCCGTGCGATCACAGGAGACGCCAGAAAGAATGAATACCGGCTTTCATCTTTTGTGATCGGCATCGTCAATGCACCGGCATTCCGTAGCTCCCGAGCTGCACAGCCGATGGCCGTGCAGCCAGTCACAGATTCGGGCACCAACTGAGTATCAGACTTTAGAAACACACCAACCTCAAGCGAGGCTGTAACAGATGGATTTCATCACCGGAAAGCACATTTCTAGACGGGCGCTGCTCAAAGGCATGAGCGCTTCAGTCGGACTGCCGCTTCTCGACGCCATGGTCCCCGCAGGGCGCCCTCTGGCGGCCACGGAAGCTGGGCGAGCCGCCGACGCGACCCGTCTCGTGTGTATTGAGAACGTGCATGGCTCCGCGGGCAGCAACGACCTCGGCGCCTCGCTCGGCCTATGGGCTCCGAAGGAAGAGGGAAAGGACTTCGACCTGACCGACAGCTCGATGAATCCACTCGATCCGTATCGGAAGCACCTGACCATTGTCAGTGATACTGATTCCCGTATGGCGGATGCCTTTTCGCCCGGCGAGATCGGCGGTGATCACTTCCGCACGACAGCCGTATTTCTGACGCAGTCGCACCCGAAGCAGACACAGGGTTCGGATGTGTTCGCAGGGCCATCGTTCGACCAGATCTACGCACAGCACCTAGGTGACGCGACGCCCATCCCCTCGATGCAGCTCACCATCGAGAACGTCGATCAGGCCGGTGGGTGTGCCTACGGCTACTCCTGCGTTTACACAGACACGATCAGCTGGGCGTCGGCTACGCAGCCACTTCCGATGATCCGTGACCCGCGGGCCGTCTTCGAGCAGCTCTTTGGTGCCGGAGGCACGGCCGAGCAGAGAGCCGAACGCCTCGCTACCGACCGCAGCATCCTCGACTGGGTCATGGGTGAGATGTCCGGCCTCCGTCGAGACCTTGGCCCGGCCGATCGTCACCGCCTTGACCTTTACACGACCAACATTCGCGAACTGGAACAGCGGATCCAGCGCATCGAGGTTCAGAACTCGAGTGGTGAGGAACGCAACATCCCAGAAGCACCGGTGGGCGTTCCAGACGACTTCGCCGAGCACATGAACCTGATGTTCGACCTCCAGGTGTTGGCGTTCATGGCCGACGCGACCCGTGTTTTCTCTCTTAAGATGGCACGCGACGCTTCTCCGCGAGTCTATACGGAAAGCGGTACGGACGCGCCGTACCATGCAGCATCGCATCACGGTGGGCGTGAAGAGCGCGTTCGCGATTTCGCGAAGATCAACACCTACCACGTCTCGATGATTCCCTACTTCCTCGACAAGCTCGCAGCAGTCACGGAAGGAGACGGGACGCTCCTCGACAAAACGATGGTCATGTACGGCTCTGCCATGGCGGATTCGAACCTTCACAACCACATCCGCTGCCCGCTGTTCATGGTGGGTGGAGCCAACGGCATGCTGCAGGGCGAGAACCACGTTCGGGCCACCCCGGGCACTCCGATGGCGAACGTCATGCTGAGCATGCTGCACAAACTCGGTGTCGAACAGCAGGAATCGTTTGGAAACAGCACAGGCGAATTCTCGATCTAAGTCCAGCGGAGGCAGCGCCTCCGGGAGAAACACATGTCGATAAAAAACACGACCCATCGCTTGGCTGGAATCTTTGCTCTCAGCCTGCTCCTCGTGGCAGCGACTGCCCCGGCGGAGTCACCCGTGGCAGACGCCGCGCAGGACCGCGATGTCGCACAGGTCAGGATGCTTCTTCAGCAGGGCGCGGACGTCAACGCGGCCCAGTCCGACGGGCTTACCGCGCTTCACTGGGCCGCATTGAACGACGATGCTGAGATCGTGGGTCTTCTGCTCTACGCAGGTGCGACGGTTCGACCGCTGACACGTGTGGGTGCGTACACGCCACTCCATCTGGCGTCGAGGGCCGGGCACGATGCCGTCGCACGGGCACTTCTCGACGGTGGGGCCGACGCCAACCAGTGGACATCGACAGGTGTGACCGCGTTGCACTTCGCGGCTCAGGCCAACTCAAGCGCGACGATTCGCGTCCTAGTGGAGCATGGTGCTGACCTGAACGCGCCGGATGGATTCCAGAGCAGGACACCACTCGTCTTTGCGGCTTCTCGCAACGCGGTCGCCGCAGTTTCGACGTTGCTGGACCTGGGTGCGGATCCATCTCTAGCGACGGACCTCAAGGACTACAAGTCGATGAGCGCGCTCGACGGCGACGACCGTGCGCACCGCTCTCGACTGCGTGCGGCTGAGGCCGGCAGGGATCCTGTCATGAACGACAATCAGGATCGTTTCCAGGCGGCGCAGGCTGCCATGCCGGACAGCGCTGCGGCCGAAGAAGACGAGGACGAGGACGAGGTGCACGCCGACGATGAGGATATCGTGGCAGCAGAGGCGAAGGGCAAGCAAGAAGCGGTGATCTCCGGGACCGGTAAACTGAGTGAGATTCCGTTGGCGCTGGCGGTCGATGAAGAACACATCGACGAAGAAGAAGTAGAGGACGAAAAGCCTGCGGCGCCCGCGATTCGAGCTCTTTCCTCGGCTGAGCAAATCGGCGTCCAGGGTGGAATGACTGCACTTCACTACGCGGCCCGTGAAGGTCACATCGCGACAGCGAAGCTTTTGGTCACCGGGGGGGCAGATATTGATCAGCCGTCCAACGGCGATCTCACGACCCCGCTTCTCGCTTCAGTGATCAACGGCAATTATGATCTCGCGCTGGTCCTCTTGGAGCTCGGCGCCGACCCAAATGCTCTGAGCGATGACGCCGCAGGGCCGCTGTTCGCCACGCTCAACATCGAGTGGTCGCTTCGCACCTGGTACCCACAGCCACAAATGTTCAGGACGCAGGAAGCTTCCTACCTCGA
This genomic interval from Longimicrobiales bacterium contains the following:
- a CDS encoding M14 family zinc carboxypeptidase, whose amino-acid sequence is MRGLTRSFAPCAIFFAGILTTVTPTAGAAQDAATDLSNVFDLGRLVADTNGDSVPDFVNGSLVLGANPSVGELSAAAEVSARLGFETMALDLPIARGAGGQIPIVIGRGGLAESGISTPGIDPSSLDSGEGAVVAREIDGRTWLFVVGGDDDGLIAAARLFAGVLPHTRTLSTARLNEVTDDLSEALLASGIDGATIRITQARARAGLDGISRLIVEVDGVDAVAAEGALNWLTTADGVTPDREGDDDPGNPTPETEAVEPSENEGTGDDAADDSDAASPPLSYPGLASVEVRIAGGASLRLPGRAAPDTPGPIAGRPGSGGKDDLDLSNVYTADGLLGGSPIPNTIDAMIVPGSSGTAGLPDLGARLGLESTGLVVPLVQPAADVTRPSSQPTMVLVGVDNALTDQLADTGRVDLAALQPGEGLIELVPNAFGSKPALVITGGDVAGAERALDQVALTFPHLAERGKDRPTIDDVEQDLWHALSGHSPAGQAAIGLYKLDRILEQLSGESIASASVLMSVEKADPRLVDAIRTRVAESLGASAVDVTVDDRDVMNAATIFNESITFPSEVDRFWQVVREQVVPSASGAVAIEARVSEPPEVRARLATEARDELIAAGADPDRTEVVVLSAFKQGFSWLNDAVRPAVEDSDIGEILIRFRRNDPPEDWPQQAINTPVRWLHEIFPIDEVLSRDLDLDLTQIRFEETLEGPIYQVVVSDPSGRRIHSDTFDPKWVLRPYFDRFEDYEHVRVTTGWITASVGGRTVADERIVTDPEAFWDYYQATVLPAMYDHVMDLHEGLPRGGSSDAPFFGELIVELEMSEPDFRLGVDNEIHAPMDALHEEIYFGAIEFFDVLGRNSRGQGIQFAGRILPVMKPKSDGTPAKAEVRVTGFATSRPAVVVSYVTTDGDSAQIRLDIPKTSLERPSARLARVTAGTPGLSHLGLRVRVDTELDMRDSLITATNELSVDERMVSAQQVVSTMREIETMRASGLYRSELAWSGLGSMEVWAEWTHKQDPGSRSVGTLAANGTPAPLPDWRALLPDGWSYDGSRIVQWDTPIPPPEGHAMLAQMAEAFPEATMYKAGESYLGKDIWAVDLMAPLQASHWSHVKASTYKPTVIYSARQHANEVSSTSHVLRHAELLLTDPDQRDKLTGVNVIVHPFTNPDGAQTAYDLYRLTPDYILHAGYLGSLGQDATTGGGDDHPIYPESTVRGRLWETWLPDIFLNPHGYPSHQVVQLFSEYTGLVRRGRVTERNWGFNKGWFMPGFGYVDSPEYPRHKDAAFKIRDYITRGINSNRDVHDLNQRAYGRYQRYGAQFDPDVFNLPMTDSVMIEMPLKGSSGAGGGRGYNPRVTIWSGTTEAPDETAYGPWMELMGKAGLSWDQAITDYLFEGDHEVNRSGTRFFEGVSLRMNRPRPPEEKPMGDPPISEGNR
- a CDS encoding DUF4399 domain-containing protein, whose translation is MKNALLTLMVPFTLAACGGTDSQADSAPAADLDAGTVTIITPMNGALINGTDISVTLASTVSILPAGDLTEGSGHHHLYLNAELAPADQPVPSVPGSIIHMGDASTAYVFEDVPAGEYTLIAVVADGVHVPLQPWVVDTVRFTVANQ
- a CDS encoding zinc-dependent metalloprotease, whose amino-acid sequence is MARTDLWRLFNTSLILAFTTAIFTVPVLAQRAGGAGQAGPLPSIAEKTEGMEQMEGFLPLYWDTSLGQLWMEIPQLDTEMVHFMGYGAGLGSNDLGLDRGALRGSRIVKFERIGRKVMMVQPNYRFRATSDNPDEVRAVQDAFARSILWGFTAEAETDGRVLVDLTDFLLRDAVNSAGRMSPGTYRLDTSRSSVYLDYTNAFPTNTEMEVELTFVQQGGGGRGFGRGGGGIQGVGQVAATGEAASIRLHHSFLELPDDNYEPRTFDPRAGYGASTFQDYATPLGEDMTQRFIRRHRLEKRDPNAAVSDPVEPIMYYLDPGTPEPVRSALLDGARWWNQAFEAAGFRDAFRVVMRPDSISSLDARYNVINWVHRSTRGWSTGGSVSDPRTGEILKGVVTLGSLRIRQDYMIAEGLLSPYATGDEAPPELEAWAVARIRQLAAHEVGHTIGLGHNYYNSTAGRISVMDYPHPLVELNGNGTLDYSEVYDTDIGEWDIAAIAYGYQDYADGADENVELRRIIDDAWDDDVRYMSGQDVATTPQADQWANGNDMAEELERMMDVRAAALDRFGEAAIRNGRPMATIEEALVPLYMHHRYQTESTATAIGGVAYTYAMRGDGLTPVWRVSADQQNRSLDALIRTISPSELTLPESVVNAIPPRPPGFGRTRELFPRYTGSAFDAVTPSVVAASLTVNSLLTSDRAARMVEQNMFDSDLPGLDDVLERLVAGSFGASANGAYEQEVKRAVEGVVADRIEWLAANASMPAVRAISTATLQSIQANLVASPDSPHAALIAMDIQRFLDRPAEASTIPGAVAAPPGAPIGQPAMDWIGNLGIGQPAMEWLSLSEAWCSSEDHWHE
- a CDS encoding DUF1592 domain-containing protein translates to MNASTSAMLIAGLLLLGLTGDTGSHQADPVFASHGAAPVDLLEMNSNEVIEEYCTRCHSEQRQRGGLVLEGFDVDAATDHADIAERMIKKLRAGMMPPSGARRPEEKVLADLALELETKLDKAWEKNPEPGTRVFQRLNQAEYGAAVEHLLGIRVDVSSFLPLDTKSANFDNIADVQMPSTTVVEGYLRAAGQISRLALGDPEAEIGNTIYRMPRVASQKEQTEGAPFGTRGGLSVVHNFPADGKYVFHIMPYDAVEGEVFGRTYGTEQIEVSVDGERVAIMEIDRWMHFSEPSGLNMRTDSIQVPAGPHRVTAAFIRQFEGDVDDLIRPIDHTLADGQIGIGYGVTTQQHLQRMTVLGPFEVTGVSDTPTRSRVFTCRPTSLDEERPCAESIVRALAERAYRRDVNQDDLVGLMQFYDQGSEKRGFEGGIRLALQAVLASPHFIFRMEEAPKGVEPGEIYEIADTDLASRLSFFLWGSPPDEKLVELAEKGDLSKDRVLEEQVRRMLADPKAAALATRFGSQWLRLQDLDKIRPDALSYPYFDQTLADAMHRETELLFDFIRTDDRPITDLLTADYTFVNERLARHYGIPGVLGTDFQRVQYPDASRRGLLGHGSILTLTSHANRTSPVLRGKWVMEVLLGSPPPPPPPNVPALEETEGAEDGRFLTVRERMEQHRANPACSSCHNVIDPIGLAFENFDVTGAWRARDGGNLVDPNSELYDGSPISGVADLRDAIMSRPEVFYRIFTENLMAYGLGRRVEYYDMPAIRAITGDARKNEYRLSSFVIGIVNAPAFRSSRAAQPMAVQPVTDSGTN
- a CDS encoding DUF1552 domain-containing protein, which codes for MDFITGKHISRRALLKGMSASVGLPLLDAMVPAGRPLAATEAGRAADATRLVCIENVHGSAGSNDLGASLGLWAPKEEGKDFDLTDSSMNPLDPYRKHLTIVSDTDSRMADAFSPGEIGGDHFRTTAVFLTQSHPKQTQGSDVFAGPSFDQIYAQHLGDATPIPSMQLTIENVDQAGGCAYGYSCVYTDTISWASATQPLPMIRDPRAVFEQLFGAGGTAEQRAERLATDRSILDWVMGEMSGLRRDLGPADRHRLDLYTTNIRELEQRIQRIEVQNSSGEERNIPEAPVGVPDDFAEHMNLMFDLQVLAFMADATRVFSLKMARDASPRVYTESGTDAPYHAASHHGGREERVRDFAKINTYHVSMIPYFLDKLAAVTEGDGTLLDKTMVMYGSAMADSNLHNHIRCPLFMVGGANGMLQGENHVRATPGTPMANVMLSMLHKLGVEQQESFGNSTGEFSI